In Triticum aestivum cultivar Chinese Spring chromosome 5B, IWGSC CS RefSeq v2.1, whole genome shotgun sequence, the following proteins share a genomic window:
- the LOC123113120 gene encoding ervatamin-B, whose product MDRSSDKLPPTIHNVVVTAMASSFSRRFLCLLLLLAVCLHGSPATSRPATEGTDPMTLWMMEQRFRRWKAEHNRTYATPEEERHRLRVYARNVRYIEATNDDAGAGLTYELGETAYTDLTSDEFMAMYTSRAPPLSNDDDEAPMMMITTRAGPVDAGGRRQQVYVNESAGAPASVDWRERGAVTAVKNQGQCGSCWAFSTVAVVEGIHQIQTGKLASLSEQELVDCDKLDHGCNGGVSYRALQWITSNGGITSEDNYPYTAKDDTCDTTKLSHHVASISGFQRVATRSELSLTNAVAMQPVAVSIEAGGANFQHYRNGVYNGPCGTRLNHGVTVVGYGEDEVTGESYWIVKNSWGEKWGDSGYLRMKKDIIDKPEGICGIAIRPSFPFM is encoded by the exons CCAGACGCTTCCTATGCCTCCTTCTCCTCCTGGCCGTCTGCCTCCATGGCTCCCCCGCCACGTCCCGCCCGGCCACCGAGGGCACTGACCCGATGACGCTGTGGATGATGGAGCAGCGATTCCGGCGATGGAAGGCGGAGCACAACCGGACCTACGCCACCCCGGAGGAAGAACGCCACCGGCTCCGCGTCTACGCCCGCAACGTGCGCTACATCGAGGCCACCAACGACGACGCCGGCGCCGGGCTCACCTACGAGCTCGGCGAGACCGCCTACACCGACCTCACCAGCGACGAGTTCATGGCCATGTACACGTCGCGGGCGCCGCCCCTCTCCAACGACGACGACGAAGCGCCGATGATGATGATCACCACCCGCGCCGGCCCGGTCGACGCCGGTGGCCGCCGGCAGCAGGTGTACGTGAACGAGTCGGCCGGGGCGCCGGCGAGCGTTGACTGGCGAGAGAGAGGCGCCGTCACGGCGGTGAAGAACCAAGGGCAGTGCG GATCATGTTGGGCATTCTCCACTGTAGCAGTGGTCGAAGGAATCCACCAAATCCAGACCGGGAAACTTGCCTCACTCTCAGAGCAAGAACTGGTGGACTGTGATAAGTTGGACCATGGTTGCAACGGCGGAGTGAGCTATCGTGCGCTGCAGTGGATCACTTCGAACGGCGGCATCACCTCCGAGGACAACTATCCATATACGGCAAAGGACGACACTTGTGACACCACAAAGCTTTCACACCATGTTGCTTCCATCTCAGGCTTCCAACGTGTGGCAACAAGGAGCGAGCTATCATTGACAAACGCGGTGGCCATGCAGCCTGTGGCGGTGTCGATCGAGGCTGGTGGGGCCAACTTCCAGCACTACAGGAATGGTGTGTACAATGGCCCATGCGGGACACGGCTGAACCACGGCGTCACAGTGGTCGGGTATGGGGAGGATGAGGTGACTGGGGAGAGTTACTGGATCGTGAAGAACTCGTGGGGTGAGAAGTGGGGCGATAGTGGGTACCTCAGAATGAAGAAGGACATCATAGACAAGCCCGAGGGGATCTGCGGCATCGCCATTCGGCCATCTTTCCCGTTCATGTGA